The Microcebus murinus isolate Inina chromosome 4, M.murinus_Inina_mat1.0, whole genome shotgun sequence genome has a segment encoding these proteins:
- the TIGD3 gene encoding tigger transposable element-derived protein 3 gives MELSSKKKLHALSLAEKIQVLELLDESKMSQSEVARRFQVSQPQISRICKNKEKLLADWCSGTANRERKRKRESKYSGIDEALLCWYHIARAKAWDVTGPMLLHKAKELADIMGQDFVPSIGWLVRWKRRNNVGFGARHVLVPPFPPEPPPPGLTAQAQLPLALKDFSPEDVFGCAEVPLLYRAVPGSMGTCDQVQVLLCANSRGTEKRQVLVGGLQVAPRCLFGVSSEALPASYHLDLGIPWLEWLAQFDKDMGQQGRQVALLLAARVVEDLAGLPGLYHVRLLPLSASSTTPPLPSSVVWAFKAHYRRRLLGKLAAIQSKRDGTSLTEARAGITVLDALHMVAAAWVKVPSQLILSSFIQEGLAPGKTPVSLDRASEMPPVPSGLSREEFSRFVDLEGEEPGPGMCKEESGTEDEEGSGKEGFESLPTRADALRALGTLRRWFECNGTSPELFEKFYDCEEEVERLCCL, from the coding sequence ATGGAGCTGAGCAGCAAGAAGAAGCTGCACGCCCTGTCCCTGGCCGAGAAGATCCAGGTGCTGGAACTCCTGGATGAGTCCAAGATGTCCCAGTCAGAGGTGGCCCGGCGCTTCCAGGTCTCCCAGCCCCAGATCTCGCGCATCTGCAAGAATAAGGAGAAGCTCCTGGCGGACTGGTGCAGCGGCACAGCCAACAGGGAGCGCAAGCGCAAGCGGGAGTCCAAGTACAGCGGCATTGATGAGGCTCTGCTCTGCTGGTACCACATTGCCCGGGCCAAGGCCTGGGACGTGACGGGGCCCATGTTGCTCCACAAAGCCAAGGAACTGGCTGACATCATGGGCCAGGACTTTGTGCCCAGCATTGGGTGGCTGGTCCGCTGGAAACGCCGGAACAACGTAGGCTTTGGGGCCCGCCATGTTCTTGTGCCTCCATTTCCCcctgagccaccacccccagggcTCACGGCTCAGGCCCAGCTGCCTCTTGCCCTTAAAGACTTCTCCCCAGAGGATGTTTTTGGCTGTGCTGAAGTGCCCTTGCTATATCGGGCAGTGCCCGGCAGCATGGGTACATGTGATCAAGTACAGGTGCTGCTGTGTGCCAACAGCAGGGGCACAGAGAAGCGGCAAGTATTGGTGGGTGGGCTACAAGTTGCCCCAAGATGCCTCTTTGGGGTCAGCAGTGAGGCTCTGCCCGCCTCCTACCACCTTGACCTGGGCATCCCCTGGTTAGAGTGGTTGGCACAGTTTGACAAGGACATGGGGCAGCAGGGCCGACAGGTAGCCTTGCTGTTGGCTGCCCGAGTGGTGGAGGACTTGGCAGGCCTGCCTGGGCTCTACCACGTGAGGCTCTTGCCCCTGTCTGCCTCTAGCACCACGCCTCCCCTGCCCAGCTCAGTGGTCTGGGCCTTTAAGGCCCATTACCGACGCCGTCTGCTGGGTAAGCTGGCTGCCATCCAGAGCAAGAGGGATGGCACCTCGCTGACTGAGGCTAGGGCGGGCATCACAGTGCTGGACGCTCTACACATGGTGGCGGCAGCCTGGGTCAAGGTGCCTTCTCAGCTCATTTTGAGCAGCTTCATTCAGGAAGGGCTGGCTCCTGGCAAAACACCCGTGTCCCTGGACAGAGCCTCTGAGATGCCACCAGTCCCCAGTGGGCTGAGCCGAGAGGAGTTTTCCCGCTTTGTGGACCTGGAGGGTGAAGAGCCAGGGCCTGGCATGTGCAAAGAGGAGTCGGGCACTGAAGACGAGGAGGGTAGTGGAAAGGAAGGCTTTGAGTCCCTGCCCACCAGAGCCGATGCCCTTCGGGCCCTGGGCACATTGAGGAGATGGTTTGAGTGCAATGGCACCTCCCCTGAGCTCTTTGAAAAATTCTATGACTGTGAGGAAGAGGTGGAGAGGCTCTGCTGCTTGTGA